From a single Candidatus Babeliales bacterium genomic region:
- the rplS gene encoding 50S ribosomal protein L19, whose protein sequence is MKAKKYTKETIHQLGITPRNFPKFAIGDTIAISQLIKEGDKERIQMFEGDIIAMHNKGASSTFTVRRIGANAVAVEKIFPYYSPLIAGVKFIRKGKVRRAKLYYIRERIGKAARVREQVLTKEEKAMQAAFREKNIRSEQTGQ, encoded by the coding sequence ATGAAAGCAAAAAAATACACTAAAGAAACTATTCATCAACTTGGAATTACTCCAAGAAATTTCCCAAAATTTGCTATTGGAGATACTATTGCAATATCACAGTTAATTAAAGAAGGTGATAAAGAGCGGATTCAGATGTTTGAAGGTGACATTATTGCAATGCATAATAAAGGTGCTTCAAGTACTTTTACAGTACGTAGAATTGGCGCAAATGCAGTTGCAGTAGAAAAAATTTTTCCTTATTATTCTCCGTTAATTGCTGGCGTTAAATTTATTCGTAAGGGTAAAGTAAGGCGTGCAAAATTATATTATATTCGAGAACGTATTGGTAAAGCGGCTCGTGTACGCGAACAAGTATTAACCAAAGAAGAAAAAGCAATGCAAGCTGCATTCCGTGAAAAAAACATAAGATCAGAGCAAACGGGACAATAA